The sequence below is a genomic window from Neomicrococcus aestuarii.
CTGTGGCGTGCTCTTCCCCGAGGAGTACCAGCCGGGCGTGGACCTGATCCTGCCTGACATCTCCTATATTCGTGACCGGCTTCAGGACGTGGTCGCTGTGGTGTTGACCCACGGCCACGAAGACCACATCGGCGCCGTCCCGTACCTCTTGCGCCTCAAGAACGACATTCCACTCGTTGGCTCCCAGCTCACGCTGGCACTCGTTGAAGCGAAGCTCCAAGAGCACAAGATCCGTCCGTTCACCCTGACGGTGCGCGAAGGCGACATTGAGCGCTTTGGCCCGTTCGAATGTGAATTCGCGGCCGTGAACCACTCCATTCCTGACGCTTTGGCTGTTTTGATCCGCACCGAAGCCGGCAACGTGCTTCACACCGGTGACTTCAAGATGGATCAGCTTCCCTTGGACGGTCGCATCACGGACCTTCGCGCGTTCGCTCGCTTTGGTGAAGAAGGCGTGGACTTGTTCATGCCGGACTCCACCAACGCTGACGTCCCCGGCTTCACCACCGCGGAAAAAGAGATCGGCCCAGTACTTCAGGGCATCTTCGGTCGCGCGAAGCGTCGCATCATTGTGGCGTCCTTCAGCTCCCACGTGCACCGTGTGCAGCAAGTCCTAGACGCAGCACACATGCACGGCCGCAAGGTGGCCTTCGTAGGCCGCTCCATGGTCCGCAATATGCAGATTGCCGAAAAGCTGGGGTACCTTCACGTTCCGGCCAACATTTTGGTGGATTTGAAGAATGTTGATCGGTTGCCAGAGGACAAGGTAGTGCTCATGTCCACGGGTTCGCAGGGCGAACCGATGGCAGCGCTTTCCCGTATGGCCAACGGCGATCACAAGGTGCAGATCAACGAAGGTGACACCGTCATCCTCGCGAGCTCGCTGATTCCGGGTAACGAGAACGCCGTCTTCCGCGTCATCAACGGCCTGATCCGCATGGGCGCCGACGTCGTGCACAAGGGCAACGCCAAGGTCCACGTCTCCGGTCACGCATCTGCCGGCGAGCTCTTGTACTGCTACAACATCCTCAAGCCCAAGAACGTCATGCCAGTCCATGGCGAGACCCGCCACTTGGCAGCCAACGGAAAACTGGCCGTTGAAACCGGCATTTCCGCTGACCGCGTGCTGTTGTGCGAGGACGGCTCCGTGGTGGATCTCAAGGACGGCGCGGCAACCCTCGTGGGCCAAGTTGATTGCGGCTTCATCTACGTGGATGGAACCAATGTTGGTTCTATTACGGATGAGGACCTCAAGGACCGCCGCACTCTGGGAGAAGAAGGATTCATTTCCGTCATCTCCGTGGTGAACCGCCAGACCGGAAAGATCGTGTCCGGACCAGACATTCACGCTCGTGGTGTGGCAGAGGACGATTCGGTGTTTGACGAGATCAAGCCAAAGATCGCCCAAGCCCTCGAAGAGGCAGTCACGAACAACCCGGACCACACGCAGCACCAGCTGCAGCAGGTTGTTCGCCGCACCATCGGAACCTGGGTGGCGCGCAAGCTCCGCCGCAAGCCGATGATCGTACCTGTTGTGCTCGAGGCCTAGTCAGCCTAGTTCTGCACTTACCCGCCGATTCACACCCCTGAGAGTTCGCTTGAAGGGCGTGTAAATCGGCGGGTTTACTTGCCAGAGGCGGTAGCGTGGCGCGTATGGCGACGCGTACTTCTAACGGCTCTTCACGGGCTGGCGAGCGAAAAACACCGGCTTCTCGACAAGGGAACGCCGGCGGTTCGCGAGCCACCGCGTCACGGTCAACCGCCAAAAATTCCACGGGATCCGGCAGTTCTACCGGCCGTGGTTCTTCCGCGCGGTCGGCGAAAGTGACGGAAATGCCAGCCGAGCAGCACCAATTACCGCTGGTTATTCGGTGGATCCGTTCACTCTGGATGGGCATCGCCCGCATTGTCGGTGGTGCCTTCCGTCAACTGGGCCGCGACGTTCGCCCCGACTTTGAGGTCCGCCGCGACGGCACCGCACTCTTCCTGGTAGTCGTAGGACTCATGATCGCCATCGTCGAATGGTGGGGCCTTCGAAGCGTCGGCTGGTTTGGGCAAACCGTCCACAACGTCGCCGCCGGAACGCTCGGCTGGATGGCCGTAGTTGTCCCGTTCTTCCTCTTTATCGGCGCCACCCGCCTCTTCCGCTACCCGGAAAGCGATGCCGCGAATAACCGGATCGGGATCGGTCTCACCTTGGCCACCATCTCCGGCGCGGGAATCGCCCACTTCATCGGCGAACTGCCCTCCATCTCCGCTTCTTTCTTGAACATGCTGGAAGCCGGTGGTGTCGTAGGCTACCTCGCTTCCGTTCCGTTGAGCTCGCTCATCACCAAATGGGGCGCCCTGGCGCTCAACATTGTGGTGGCGTTTATCTCGCTGCTCATTGTGACCGCCACCCCGTTCCGCCACATCCCGCAGCGTTTGCGTGCCGGATACGAGCGCATCATGGGGCAAAGCGATGAAGACCTCGCGAGCCGCCGTTCCGCACGTCGCGGCGACGAAGACGCGGACGAGCAGGACGAGCCGCACGATCAGTCCTACCTTTACGGCGAGCAGAATAAAGCCGCCGCGAAGGCGCCTAAGAAGCGCAAGAAGTTCAAGTGGTTTGGCAAGGATGAGGAAGTAGACGAAAACGGCGATCCCATCATTCCGGGCGAGGTTAATCCTGCCTATGACCGCGCCGTGATCGCGGACCGCGAAGACGATGCCCCCACGCAAGCTCTGTCTGCACGCCGTTCCGAAGCCGCCACAACAGTGCTCGGCAAGGTGCCACAGACTTCTGAGGTGTACGACGCCGCAGCTGAAGACGGCGATGACTCGGACGAACACTCCGCTCACGACGGCGACGATGCCGATGTCAGCGCGGCAGCTGTTGCACCCGCCATCCCGCCAGGGGTTCGCCGCCCGACGCGCGATGAAAAGGCGATGGAAGAGATCAAGCGTCAAGTAGGACTTGGCGCCCCAGCCGAGTCCAGCCCGGCGCTCGAGGACAGCGAGACGGAAGCTCCGTCGTCGTCCTTCGGCCCTCCCATCCCACAGCGCAGCGAACAACTGCAGCTCTCCGGTGACATCACCTACACCCTCCCAGGTTCTGAGTTGTTGCCCGCCGGTCCGCTGCACAAGGAGCGCACCGAAGCCAACGACGCCGTGGTGCAAGCCCTGCAGGAAACCCTGGATCAGTTCAAGGTGGACGCGCACGTGTCCGGCTTCAGCCGCGGTCCAACCGTGACGCGCTACGAGATTGAGCTGTCCTCTGGCACCAAGGTGGAGAAGGTGACCGCGCTCAGCAAGAACATCGCGTATGCGGTGGCATCCAGCGATGTGCGAATCCTCAGCCCTATTCCTGGCAAGTCCGCGATCGGTATTGAAATCCCGAACGTCGATAAGGAAATCGTGGCCCTCGGCGACGTGTTGCGCTCAAACGCTGCACGCAAGACCGATCACCCCATGGTTATGGGCGTTGGTAAGGACGTAGAAGGCGGGTTCGTGGTCGCGAACCTCGCGAAGATGCCGCACTTGCTGGTGGCCGGTGCAACCGGTGCCGGTAAGTCCAGCTTCGTGAACTCGATGATCACCTCCATCCTCATGCGAGCAACCCCTGACGAAGTTCGGATGGTGATGGTTGACCCCAAGCGCGTGGAACTGACCGCGTATGAAGGCGTTCCGCACCTGATCACCCCGATCATCACCAACCCGAAGAAGGCCGCCGAGGCCCTCCAGTGGGTGGTGCGTGAAATGGATACGCGCTACGACGATCTTGCGAACTTCGGCTTCAAGCACCTCGATGACTTCAACAAGGCGGTGCGTGCCGGAAAGGTACATCCGCCGGCCGGTAGCCAGCGCGTCATGAAGCCGTACCCGTACTTGTTGGTGATCGTGGACGAGCTCGCCGACCTCATGATGGTTGCGCCGCGCGACGTTGAAGACTCGATTGTGCGTATCACCCAGTTGGCTCGTGCCGCTGGTATTCACTTGGTGCTCGCGACCCAGCGCCCATCCGTGGACGTGGTGACGGGCCTGATCAAGGCCAACGTCCCATCCCGTATGGCGTTCGCGACCTCCTCGCTTGCTGACTCTCGCGTGGTCTTGGACCAGCCGGGTGCTGAAAAGCTTCTGGGCCAGGGTGACGCACTGTTCTTGCCGATGGGCATGTCTAAGCCCATGCGCGTTCAAGGCGCGTGGGTAACGGAATCTGAAGT
It includes:
- a CDS encoding ribonuclease J, coding for MTQTAVGFADTGRLGAPPALKPGTMRIVALGGLGEIGRNMAVFELNGKLLVVDCGVLFPEEYQPGVDLILPDISYIRDRLQDVVAVVLTHGHEDHIGAVPYLLRLKNDIPLVGSQLTLALVEAKLQEHKIRPFTLTVREGDIERFGPFECEFAAVNHSIPDALAVLIRTEAGNVLHTGDFKMDQLPLDGRITDLRAFARFGEEGVDLFMPDSTNADVPGFTTAEKEIGPVLQGIFGRAKRRIIVASFSSHVHRVQQVLDAAHMHGRKVAFVGRSMVRNMQIAEKLGYLHVPANILVDLKNVDRLPEDKVVLMSTGSQGEPMAALSRMANGDHKVQINEGDTVILASSLIPGNENAVFRVINGLIRMGADVVHKGNAKVHVSGHASAGELLYCYNILKPKNVMPVHGETRHLAANGKLAVETGISADRVLLCEDGSVVDLKDGAATLVGQVDCGFIYVDGTNVGSITDEDLKDRRTLGEEGFISVISVVNRQTGKIVSGPDIHARGVAEDDSVFDEIKPKIAQALEEAVTNNPDHTQHQLQQVVRRTIGTWVARKLRRKPMIVPVVLEA
- a CDS encoding FtsK/SpoIIIE family DNA translocase is translated as MATRTSNGSSRAGERKTPASRQGNAGGSRATASRSTAKNSTGSGSSTGRGSSARSAKVTEMPAEQHQLPLVIRWIRSLWMGIARIVGGAFRQLGRDVRPDFEVRRDGTALFLVVVGLMIAIVEWWGLRSVGWFGQTVHNVAAGTLGWMAVVVPFFLFIGATRLFRYPESDAANNRIGIGLTLATISGAGIAHFIGELPSISASFLNMLEAGGVVGYLASVPLSSLITKWGALALNIVVAFISLLIVTATPFRHIPQRLRAGYERIMGQSDEDLASRRSARRGDEDADEQDEPHDQSYLYGEQNKAAAKAPKKRKKFKWFGKDEEVDENGDPIIPGEVNPAYDRAVIADREDDAPTQALSARRSEAATTVLGKVPQTSEVYDAAAEDGDDSDEHSAHDGDDADVSAAAVAPAIPPGVRRPTRDEKAMEEIKRQVGLGAPAESSPALEDSETEAPSSSFGPPIPQRSEQLQLSGDITYTLPGSELLPAGPLHKERTEANDAVVQALQETLDQFKVDAHVSGFSRGPTVTRYEIELSSGTKVEKVTALSKNIAYAVASSDVRILSPIPGKSAIGIEIPNVDKEIVALGDVLRSNAARKTDHPMVMGVGKDVEGGFVVANLAKMPHLLVAGATGAGKSSFVNSMITSILMRATPDEVRMVMVDPKRVELTAYEGVPHLITPIITNPKKAAEALQWVVREMDTRYDDLANFGFKHLDDFNKAVRAGKVHPPAGSQRVMKPYPYLLVIVDELADLMMVAPRDVEDSIVRITQLARAAGIHLVLATQRPSVDVVTGLIKANVPSRMAFATSSLADSRVVLDQPGAEKLLGQGDALFLPMGMSKPMRVQGAWVTESEVHAVVEHVKTQLQPEYREDIVVQAPKKEIDDDIGDDLELLLQATELVVTSQFGSTSMLQRKLRVGFAKAGRLMDLLESRGVVGPSEGSKARDVLVKPDDLPAVLAALKGGGGPATGGPADPRQSALVENANANHGIAPDSADTAAIPYDAVAADLDSRPVAEEYFDGDDEGGSEDAWNLTGR